Proteins from a genomic interval of Watersipora subatra chromosome 10, tzWatSuba1.1, whole genome shotgun sequence:
- the LOC137406818 gene encoding properdin-like, translating to MAKFSAGVSVTRLRLGVSWRLYVVYVTWSTCLYLVAAQNPKCEDLPGCLAIQGRGTCGRLWENICVTFIGCDTLDSSVVMCGLGSQQTTATGFEFCLPGVPVGARIPVEVNADNTEGPQNLGIEISGLDVTCERFDDVCDGNPGFELTFIAPPCPCICTEWSNWGACPTECGVTGTQQRTRSCDNTCDTESEENDCLVISCPTCSCTSWTNWRSCPRTCGVAASRRRTRVCSNNCDTQSDRKSCPFRNCDPTPAVWNGWSAWTPCQVSCGGSTQTRTRTCSNIRDIFDCPGSFTESQTCGEEPCPNCDCTIWSTWTTCSISCGTSQNRQRSRSCIDCFSTSTPVTDTSSCPGIPTVCLTAGVWAEWSQWTP from the exons CCAGACTCAGACTCGGAGTAAGTTGGAGGCTGTATGTTGTATATGTCACCTGGAGCACATGTCTATATCTGGTGGCAGCACAAAATCCCA aATGTGAGGATTTACCAGGCTGTCTGGCGATTCAAGGACGTGGCACATGTGGAAGATTATGGGAAAATATTTGTGTTACATTTATTGGTTGCGATACCCTTGACAGTTCTGTTGTGATGTGTGGATTGG GTAGTCAGCAAACGACAGCCACAGGATTTGAGTTTTGCTTACCTGGTGTTCCTGTAGGAGCAAGAATACCAGTGGAAGTAAATGCTGATAATACAGAAGGGCCACAAA ATTTAGGTATTGAAATTTCTGGGTTGGATGTAACTTGCGAAAGGTTTGATGATGTCTGTGATGGCAACCCTGGCTTTGAACTAACTTTCATTGCTCCGCCATGTCCTTGTATCTGCACTGAATGGTCTAACTGGGGAGCTTGTCCTACCGAATGCGGTGTTACAGGAACTCAGCAAAGAACCAGAAGTTGCGACAACACTTGTGACACAGAGTCAGAGGAAAACGACTGTCTTGTT ATATCTTGTCCAACATGTAGCTGTACTAGCTGGACTAACTGGAGATCCTGTCCACGAACCTGTGGTGTTGCAGCCAGTCGGCGAAGAACTCGGGTTTGCTCAAATAATTGTGACACACAGTCAGACCGTAAAAGCTGTCCTTTT AGAAATTGTGATCCAACACCAGCTGTTTGGAATGGTTGGAGTGCCTGGACTCCTTGTCAAGTGTCATGCGGAGGCTCTACACAAACACGGACAAGGACATGCAGCAACATAAGAGACATTTTCGATTGCCCCGGTTCATTTACGGAGTCACAGACCTGCGGAGAG GAGCCATGTCCTAATTGTGACTGCACTATCTGGAGTACATGGACTACCTGTAGTATTTCTTGTGGTACGTCTCAAAACAGACAAAGAAGCCGAAGCTGTATTGACTGTTTCTCCACTAGTACTCCTGTAACGGATACCAGCAGCTGTCCTGGAATACCT ACAGTGTGTCTGACTGCCGGAGTATGGGCAGAGTGGTCACAGTGGACACCA